One Georgenia wutianyii DNA segment encodes these proteins:
- the atpE gene encoding ATP synthase F0 subunit C, with protein sequence MTGDIATIGYGLATIGPGIGLGLLVAKTQEATARQPEVAGPLRVNMFIGAALVEALGLIGFAAGFVF encoded by the coding sequence CTGACCGGCGACATCGCCACCATCGGATACGGCCTTGCGACGATCGGCCCCGGTATCGGTCTGGGCCTGCTCGTCGCGAAGACCCAGGAGGCCACGGCTCGTCAGCCTGAGGTCGCCGGTCCGCTGCGCGTCAACATGTTCATCGGTGCGGCCCTCGTCGAGGCGCTCGGCCTGATCGGCTTCGCCGCGGGCTTCGTGTTCTGA
- the atpB gene encoding F0F1 ATP synthase subunit A, which translates to MAAGIITAAGDGEGFHAPTLQGEFFPGPILFAGTPFEFNRIMLVRVVATILIVTVFWLAARRARLVPGRFQGAIEMALDFVRVNIAEEVLGKESGRRATALLTVIFFGVFAMNITGVIPLLNIAGSSVIGVPLVFAAIAYVGFIVAGVRSQGAGGFLKSSLFPPGVPKFLYVILTPIEFLSTFILRPITLTIRLLANMLVGHLLLVLCFGATHYLFFEAAGTFKVLGGVTFAAGLAFTIFEIFIAALQAFIFTLLTAVYIQLSEEAH; encoded by the coding sequence TTGGCCGCAGGCATCATCACCGCCGCGGGCGATGGTGAGGGCTTCCACGCCCCGACGCTCCAGGGGGAGTTCTTCCCCGGTCCGATCCTCTTCGCGGGCACGCCGTTCGAGTTCAACCGGATCATGCTCGTGCGCGTCGTCGCCACGATCCTCATCGTCACGGTGTTCTGGCTCGCTGCCCGCCGCGCCCGGCTCGTCCCGGGCCGCTTCCAGGGCGCGATCGAGATGGCCCTCGACTTCGTCCGTGTGAACATCGCCGAGGAGGTCCTGGGCAAGGAGAGCGGACGGCGCGCCACCGCGCTGCTCACCGTGATCTTCTTCGGCGTCTTCGCCATGAACATCACCGGTGTCATCCCGCTCCTCAACATCGCGGGCTCCTCGGTCATCGGCGTGCCGCTCGTCTTCGCGGCCATCGCCTACGTCGGCTTCATCGTCGCGGGCGTGCGCTCCCAGGGCGCCGGGGGCTTCCTCAAGTCCTCGCTCTTCCCGCCCGGGGTGCCGAAGTTCCTCTACGTGATCCTCACGCCGATCGAGTTCCTCTCGACGTTCATCCTGCGGCCGATCACCCTGACGATCCGTCTCCTGGCCAACATGCTCGTGGGCCACCTGCTCCTCGTGCTGTGCTTCGGGGCGACCCACTACCTCTTCTTCGAGGCGGCCGGCACCTTCAAGGTGCTCGGCGGCGTCACGTTTGCAGCGGGCCTCGCGTTCACGATCTTCGAGATCTTCATCGCGGCCCTGCAGGCCTTCATCTTCACCCTCCTCACGGCGGTCTACATCCAGCTGTCCGAGGAAGCGCACTGA
- a CDS encoding GH1 family beta-glucosidase — translation MWEDFRWGAATAAYQVEGAAGEDGRGPSIWDTFAHTPGKVLGGDTGDVAADHYHRWQEDVALMAALGLQSYRLSVSWSRVQPGGRGPLNPAGVAFYRRLLDELVAHDIAPVVTLYHWDLPQELEDAGGWPNRETAYAFAEYARLMARELGDRVALWTTLNEPWCSAFLGYASGVHAPGRTEPAAALAAAHHLNLAHGLATQAIRAELGEHTPVSAALNVHVTHPADPESAADLEAVAQINAVGNHVFLGPMLDGSYPTRLLRDTAHVTDWSFVEPGDLTTARQRMDVLGVNYYSTQLVRRYGGDGPAPRADGHGASSASPWVGADSVEFLPVAPPHTAMGWNVAPEALEELLLALDNAYPDQPLLVTENGAAYEDVVAPDGRIHDQARVAYYRDHIAAVLRAREAGVDVRGYTAWSLMDNFEWGYGYSKRFGIVRVDYETLERTPKDSALWYREVIRTGRLPGVEEAAALPVLGAGDVRAAQSSDR, via the coding sequence ATGTGGGAGGACTTCCGCTGGGGCGCGGCCACCGCTGCCTACCAGGTCGAGGGCGCCGCCGGGGAGGACGGGCGAGGCCCGTCGATCTGGGACACCTTCGCCCACACCCCCGGCAAGGTGCTGGGCGGGGACACCGGCGACGTCGCCGCCGACCACTACCACCGCTGGCAGGAGGACGTCGCGCTCATGGCGGCCCTCGGGCTGCAGAGCTACCGGCTGTCGGTCTCCTGGTCGCGGGTGCAGCCCGGCGGGCGTGGCCCGCTCAACCCGGCGGGCGTGGCGTTCTACCGCCGGCTCCTGGACGAGCTCGTCGCCCACGACATCGCACCGGTCGTCACGCTCTACCACTGGGACCTGCCGCAGGAGCTCGAGGACGCCGGCGGCTGGCCGAACCGGGAGACCGCGTACGCCTTCGCCGAGTACGCCCGGCTCATGGCCCGCGAGCTCGGTGACCGGGTGGCGCTGTGGACGACGCTCAACGAGCCGTGGTGCTCGGCCTTCCTCGGCTACGCCTCCGGTGTCCACGCGCCGGGGCGCACCGAGCCGGCCGCCGCGCTCGCTGCGGCCCACCACCTCAACCTCGCCCACGGTCTCGCCACCCAGGCGATCCGTGCCGAGCTCGGTGAGCACACGCCGGTGTCGGCCGCGCTCAACGTCCACGTCACCCACCCCGCCGACCCGGAGTCGGCCGCCGACCTCGAGGCCGTGGCCCAGATCAACGCCGTCGGCAACCACGTCTTCCTCGGGCCGATGCTCGACGGCAGCTACCCCACGCGGCTCCTGCGCGACACCGCCCACGTCACCGACTGGTCCTTCGTCGAGCCGGGGGACCTCACGACGGCCCGGCAGCGGATGGACGTGCTCGGCGTCAACTACTACTCGACCCAGCTCGTGCGCCGCTACGGCGGGGACGGGCCGGCCCCGCGGGCCGACGGGCACGGCGCCTCGTCGGCCTCCCCGTGGGTCGGGGCCGACAGCGTCGAGTTCCTCCCCGTCGCGCCGCCGCACACGGCGATGGGCTGGAACGTCGCGCCGGAGGCGCTCGAGGAGCTCCTCCTCGCGCTGGACAACGCCTACCCGGACCAGCCGCTGCTCGTCACGGAGAACGGCGCGGCCTACGAGGACGTCGTCGCCCCCGACGGGCGCATCCACGACCAGGCGCGGGTGGCATACTACCGCGACCACATCGCCGCCGTGCTCCGCGCCCGCGAGGCCGGAGTCGACGTCCGCGGCTACACGGCGTGGTCCCTCATGGACAACTTCGAGTGGGGCTACGGCTACTCCAAGCGGTTCGGCATCGTCCGGGTCGACTACGAGACGCTCGAGCGCACGCCCAAGGACTCCGCGCTCTGGTACCGCGAGGTCATCCGCACCGGGCGGCTGCCCGGCGTCGAGGAGGCGGCGGCGCTGCCCGTGCTCGGGGCCGGCGACGTACGCGCCGCGCAGTCCTCGGACCGCTGA
- a CDS encoding DUF2550 family protein, translated as MSWAWVLWVALLLAVLALVAGLVLLLRVRSLSRVVGSFDCAWREAESPSWVSGVAVYGVDRIDWYRMVSLRPGPRARWRRSELVIDPSRRVLPGSAWGAVEVRCHARGGDFFLALEPAALAGLTSWLEASPPVDRGAA; from the coding sequence GTGTCCTGGGCGTGGGTGCTGTGGGTGGCTCTCCTGCTCGCCGTGCTCGCCCTCGTCGCGGGCCTGGTCCTGCTCCTGCGGGTCCGCAGCCTGAGCAGGGTGGTCGGCTCCTTCGACTGTGCGTGGCGTGAGGCCGAGTCCCCGAGCTGGGTGAGCGGCGTGGCCGTCTACGGGGTCGACCGGATCGACTGGTATCGCATGGTGTCGCTGCGACCGGGCCCCCGGGCCCGGTGGCGGCGCAGCGAGCTCGTCATCGACCCGTCCCGGCGGGTGCTGCCGGGCAGCGCCTGGGGGGCGGTCGAGGTGCGCTGCCACGCCCGGGGCGGGGACTTCTTCCTCGCCCTGGAGCCGGCCGCCCTCGCCGGTCTGACGAGCTGGCTCGAGGCCAGCCCGCCGGTCGACCGCGGCGCCGCCTAG
- the atpD gene encoding F0F1 ATP synthase subunit beta, translated as MTATTTDPSTEHAAPGVGRIARVTGPTIDVEFAPDEIPSIYNALVASVDKSTIGQGEGILEMTFEVNQHLGDNLVRAVALKPTDGLVRGMEVRDTGSPITVPVGDVTKGHVFSVTGEPLNLAEGETLEITERWPIHRKPPRFDELEAKTQMFETGIKVIDLLTPYVQGGKIGLFGGAGVGKTVLIQEMIQRVAQDHGGVSVFAGVGERTREGNDLIVEMEEAGVFDKTALVFGQMDEPPGTRLRVALSALTMAEYFRDVQKQEVLLFIDNIFRFTQAGSEVSTLLGRMPSAVGYQPNLADEMGILQERITSTRGHSITSLQAIYVPADDYTDPAPATTFAHLDATTELSRDIASRGLYPAVDPLASTSRILDPQFVGQEHYEVATRVKSILQKNKELQDIIAILGVDELSEEDKITVARARRIEQFLSQNTYTAVKFTGVEGSTVPVAETVEAFRRIADGEYDHIPEQAFFNIGGIEDLERTWSKMQKES; from the coding sequence ATGACTGCCACGACGACCGACCCCAGCACCGAGCACGCCGCGCCCGGCGTCGGGCGGATCGCCCGGGTGACCGGACCGACGATCGACGTCGAGTTCGCGCCCGACGAGATCCCCTCGATCTACAACGCGCTCGTCGCCTCGGTGGACAAGTCCACCATCGGCCAGGGCGAGGGCATCCTCGAGATGACCTTCGAGGTGAACCAGCACCTCGGTGACAACCTCGTGCGCGCCGTCGCGCTCAAGCCGACCGACGGCCTCGTCCGCGGCATGGAGGTGCGCGACACCGGCAGCCCGATCACCGTGCCGGTCGGTGACGTCACCAAGGGTCACGTCTTCTCCGTGACGGGTGAGCCGCTCAACCTCGCCGAGGGCGAGACCCTCGAGATCACCGAGCGGTGGCCCATCCACCGCAAGCCCCCGCGCTTCGACGAGCTCGAGGCCAAGACCCAGATGTTCGAGACGGGCATCAAGGTCATCGACCTCCTCACCCCGTACGTCCAGGGTGGGAAGATCGGCCTCTTCGGTGGTGCGGGCGTCGGCAAGACCGTCCTCATCCAGGAGATGATCCAGCGCGTGGCGCAGGACCACGGCGGTGTGTCGGTGTTCGCCGGTGTCGGTGAGCGCACCCGTGAGGGCAACGACCTCATCGTCGAGATGGAGGAGGCCGGCGTCTTCGACAAGACCGCGCTGGTCTTCGGCCAGATGGACGAGCCGCCGGGCACCCGCCTGCGCGTCGCACTGTCCGCGCTGACGATGGCCGAGTACTTCCGCGACGTGCAGAAGCAGGAGGTGCTGCTCTTCATCGACAACATCTTCCGCTTCACGCAGGCCGGTTCGGAGGTCTCCACGCTGCTGGGCCGCATGCCCTCCGCGGTGGGCTACCAGCCGAACCTCGCCGACGAGATGGGCATCCTCCAGGAGCGCATCACGTCCACTCGCGGTCACTCGATCACCTCGCTGCAGGCGATCTACGTCCCGGCCGACGACTACACCGACCCGGCGCCCGCGACGACGTTCGCGCACCTCGACGCCACGACCGAGCTCTCGCGTGACATCGCCTCGCGCGGTCTCTACCCGGCCGTGGACCCGCTGGCCTCGACCTCGCGCATCCTCGACCCGCAGTTCGTGGGCCAGGAGCACTACGAGGTCGCGACCCGCGTGAAGTCGATCCTGCAGAAGAACAAGGAGCTGCAGGACATCATCGCGATCCTCGGCGTCGACGAGCTGTCCGAGGAGGACAAGATCACCGTCGCCCGGGCCCGCCGCATCGAGCAGTTCCTCTCGCAGAACACCTACACCGCGGTGAAGTTCACCGGTGTCGAGGGCTCCACGGTGCCCGTCGCCGAGACGGTCGAGGCCTTCCGTCGCATCGCCGACGGCGAGTACGACCACATCCCGGAGCAGGCGTTCTTCAACATCGGTGGCATCGAGGACCTCGAGCGCACCTGGTCGAAGATGCAGAAGGAGTCCTGA
- the nucS gene encoding endonuclease NucS produces the protein MRTVIARCSVDYTGRLDAHLALATRLLMVKADGSVLVHSDGGSYKPLNWMSPPCRLEVAPPAEEDAAAGVTEVWTVQNAKSDDRLVVRIHEVLHDGSYDLGVDPGLVKDGVEAHLQELLAQQIELLGPGHRLVRREYPTAIGPVDILARDPLERAVAVEIKRRGEIDGVEQLTRYLELLNRDPLLSPVQGVFAAQEIKPQARVLAEDRGIRCVVLDYNAMRGLDDVESRLF, from the coding sequence ATGCGTACGGTCATCGCCCGGTGCTCGGTCGACTACACCGGGCGGCTGGACGCCCACCTCGCGCTGGCCACCCGGCTGCTCATGGTCAAGGCCGACGGCTCGGTGCTCGTCCACTCCGACGGCGGGTCCTACAAGCCGCTGAACTGGATGAGCCCGCCGTGCCGGCTCGAGGTCGCCCCGCCTGCGGAGGAGGACGCCGCCGCCGGCGTCACCGAGGTCTGGACGGTGCAGAACGCCAAGAGCGACGACCGGCTGGTCGTGCGGATCCACGAGGTCCTTCACGACGGGTCCTACGACCTCGGCGTGGACCCGGGCCTGGTCAAGGACGGCGTCGAGGCCCACCTCCAGGAGCTCCTCGCCCAGCAGATCGAGCTCCTCGGCCCGGGCCACCGGCTCGTGCGCCGGGAGTACCCGACGGCGATCGGTCCGGTCGACATCCTCGCCCGCGACCCGCTCGAGCGGGCTGTCGCCGTGGAGATCAAGCGGCGCGGGGAGATCGACGGCGTCGAGCAGCTCACCCGCTACCTCGAGCTGCTCAACCGCGACCCGCTGCTGTCGCCCGTCCAGGGCGTGTTCGCCGCGCAGGAGATCAAGCCGCAGGCCCGGGTGCTCGCCGAGGACCGCGGGATCCGCTGCGTCGTCCTGGACTACAACGCCATGCGCGGGCTCGACGACGTGGAGTCGCGGCTCTTCTGA
- a CDS encoding N-acetylglucosamine-6-phosphate deacetylase, with amino-acid sequence MSEAPTTRVLRGRVVTPTAVVEDGAVVISGSAITWVGAAADAPPGLREAVAAATPVEGYVLPGLVDLHCHGGGGASFPDAEDAETARTAAAEHLRHGTTSLVASLVTAPPDVLRARTDVLVELVEAGDLAGIHYEGPFISADRCGAQNPAAIQEPDADLTRELLERGRGHVVTMTLAPEAPGVTGQGGVSQALIAGGALPSFGHTVATADQARAAVREAGDLLAAEAGARSSRATVTHLCNGMNPMHHRDPGPIPEFLAAAREGRLVLELIGDGTHLDPALVRAFFEIAGRENIVLVTDAMAAAGMPDGDYQLGSLAVTVADGVARLTGGSAIAGGTAHLLDVVRTTAAGGVDLVDAVYAASTGPAVVLGDPAVGALEAGRRADVLVTDTDLRPVEILKDGVSI; translated from the coding sequence ATGAGCGAAGCCCCCACCACACGCGTCCTGCGCGGTCGCGTCGTCACCCCCACCGCCGTCGTCGAGGACGGGGCCGTCGTCATCTCGGGCAGCGCGATCACGTGGGTCGGCGCCGCGGCCGACGCGCCGCCAGGGCTGCGTGAGGCCGTCGCCGCGGCCACGCCCGTCGAGGGCTACGTCCTGCCCGGTCTCGTCGACCTCCACTGCCACGGCGGTGGCGGGGCGAGCTTCCCCGACGCCGAGGACGCCGAGACCGCGCGCACCGCCGCCGCCGAGCACCTGCGCCACGGCACGACCTCGCTCGTCGCCTCGCTCGTCACCGCGCCGCCGGACGTCCTGCGCGCCCGGACCGACGTCCTCGTCGAGCTCGTCGAGGCCGGTGACCTCGCCGGCATCCACTACGAGGGCCCGTTCATCTCCGCCGACCGCTGCGGGGCGCAGAACCCCGCCGCGATCCAGGAGCCCGACGCCGACCTCACCCGCGAGCTCCTCGAGCGCGGCCGGGGGCACGTCGTGACGATGACCCTCGCCCCCGAGGCGCCCGGCGTCACCGGCCAGGGCGGGGTGAGCCAGGCGCTCATCGCCGGGGGAGCGCTGCCCTCCTTCGGCCACACCGTCGCCACCGCGGACCAGGCACGGGCGGCGGTCCGCGAGGCGGGGGACCTGCTCGCCGCGGAGGCAGGCGCGCGCTCGTCCCGCGCGACCGTCACCCACCTGTGCAACGGGATGAACCCCATGCACCACCGCGACCCCGGGCCCATCCCCGAGTTCCTCGCCGCCGCGCGCGAGGGTCGCCTCGTCCTCGAGCTCATCGGCGACGGCACCCACCTCGACCCCGCCCTCGTGCGTGCGTTCTTCGAGATCGCCGGCCGGGAGAACATCGTCCTCGTCACCGACGCGATGGCCGCGGCCGGCATGCCCGACGGTGACTACCAGCTCGGCTCCCTCGCCGTCACCGTCGCCGACGGCGTCGCCCGCCTCACCGGCGGCAGCGCCATCGCCGGCGGCACCGCGCACCTGCTCGACGTCGTGCGCACGACCGCGGCCGGCGGGGTCGACCTCGTCGACGCCGTCTACGCGGCGTCCACCGGACCCGCCGTCGTCCTGGGGGACCCGGCGGTCGGTGCGCTCGAGGCAGGACGGCGCGCCGACGTCCTGGTCACCGACACGGACCTGCGTCCGGTCGAGATCCTGAAGGACGGGGTGAGCATCTGA
- a CDS encoding F0F1 ATP synthase subunit delta, which yields MRASSQAALSAASERWEVSLREAGERGRELGSQLYEVADALAGSGSLRRALTDPGRTGDAKARLVGALFDGKVAPEVVDLLAGMVRSRWSREEDLGLAVEELAAASVLSAAQSRDALLEVEEELFHTERLLASSRELRAALAERDVDPQRRAALLDSLIAAASPETRLLVHRMVTTPWAGSLISALRHVGELAAARRDRLVAGVTAAAPLTQEQEARLGRILEGAYGRSVQINVGVDPAVIGGMRIQVGAEVIDGTTLARLQDARRRFAG from the coding sequence ATGCGAGCGAGCAGCCAGGCCGCGCTGTCCGCGGCGAGCGAGCGGTGGGAGGTCTCCCTGCGGGAGGCCGGGGAGCGCGGGCGTGAGCTCGGTTCCCAGCTCTACGAGGTGGCCGACGCCCTCGCGGGCTCCGGTTCCCTGCGCAGGGCGCTGACCGACCCCGGGCGCACCGGGGACGCCAAGGCGCGCCTCGTCGGCGCGCTCTTCGACGGCAAGGTCGCCCCCGAGGTCGTCGACCTGCTCGCCGGCATGGTCCGCTCCCGCTGGTCGCGGGAGGAGGACCTCGGCCTCGCGGTCGAGGAGCTCGCCGCAGCGTCGGTGCTCTCCGCCGCGCAGTCGCGCGACGCGCTGCTCGAGGTGGAGGAGGAGCTGTTCCACACCGAGCGGCTGCTCGCCTCCAGCCGTGAGCTGCGGGCCGCGCTCGCCGAGCGGGACGTCGACCCGCAGCGGCGTGCGGCACTGCTCGACTCCCTCATCGCCGCCGCGAGCCCGGAGACCCGGCTGCTGGTCCACCGGATGGTCACGACGCCGTGGGCGGGCTCGCTCATCAGCGCCCTGCGCCACGTCGGTGAGCTCGCCGCCGCCCGCCGTGACCGGTTGGTGGCAGGAGTGACCGCGGCCGCGCCGCTCACCCAGGAGCAGGAGGCCCGGCTGGGCCGCATCCTGGAGGGCGCGTACGGCCGTTCCGTCCAGATCAACGTCGGGGTGGACCCCGCGGTGATCGGCGGCATGCGGATCCAGGTCGGCGCCGAGGTCATCGACGGCACGACGCTCGCCCGCCTCCAGGACGCCCGACGCCGGTTCGCCGGCTGA
- the atpA gene encoding F0F1 ATP synthase subunit alpha: MAELTIKPEEIRAALDSFVDSYQPTEAVGEEVGRVTVAGDGIARVEGLPGTMANELLRFEDGTLGLALNLDVRDIGVIVLGEFTGIEEGQTVHRTGEVLSTPVGEEFLGRVVDPTGRPIDGLGPINAETTRALELQAPGVMARKSVHEPLQTGIKAIDSMIPIGRGQRQLIIGDRGTGKTAIAVDTILNQKANWDSGDPDKQVRCIYVAIGQKGSTIASVRGRLEAAGALEYTTIVAAPASDPAGFKYIAPYTGSAIGQHWMYQGKHVLIVFDDLSKQAEAYRAVSLLLRRPPGREAYPGDVFYLHSRLLERCAKLSDALGAGSMTGLPIIETKANDVSAYIPTNVISITDGQIFLQSDLFNADQRPAVDVGISVSRVGGDAQVKAMKKVSGTLKITLAQYRSMAAFAMFASDLDPTTRQQLTRGEKLMELLKQPQYSPYAVEDQIASIWAGTNGYLDDVETNEVRRFESEMLDHLRRTTDVLQTLATTGKLEKETEEALRAGVEDFRKGFLAGDGTLSSEPAAPEADPLVETEQEQIVAEKRG; encoded by the coding sequence ATGGCCGAGCTGACGATCAAGCCCGAGGAGATCAGGGCGGCGCTGGACAGCTTCGTCGACTCCTACCAGCCGACCGAGGCGGTGGGTGAGGAGGTCGGTCGCGTCACCGTCGCCGGTGACGGCATCGCGCGGGTCGAGGGACTGCCCGGGACGATGGCGAACGAGCTGCTGCGCTTCGAGGACGGCACCCTGGGCCTCGCGCTCAACCTCGACGTGCGCGACATCGGCGTCATCGTGCTCGGTGAGTTCACCGGCATCGAGGAGGGCCAGACGGTGCACCGCACCGGCGAGGTGCTCTCCACCCCCGTGGGCGAGGAGTTCCTCGGCCGCGTCGTCGACCCGACCGGCCGGCCGATCGACGGCCTGGGCCCGATCAACGCCGAGACCACCCGCGCCCTGGAGCTCCAGGCGCCCGGCGTCATGGCGCGAAAGAGCGTGCACGAGCCGCTCCAGACCGGCATCAAGGCCATCGACTCGATGATCCCGATCGGCCGTGGCCAGCGTCAGCTCATCATCGGCGACCGCGGCACCGGCAAGACGGCCATCGCCGTGGACACGATCCTCAACCAGAAGGCGAACTGGGACAGCGGCGACCCCGACAAGCAGGTCCGCTGCATCTACGTCGCCATCGGCCAGAAGGGCTCGACCATCGCGTCGGTCCGCGGACGCCTCGAGGCCGCCGGCGCGCTGGAGTACACGACGATCGTCGCGGCTCCCGCCTCCGACCCGGCCGGCTTCAAGTACATCGCCCCCTACACCGGCTCGGCCATCGGCCAGCACTGGATGTACCAGGGCAAGCACGTCCTCATCGTCTTCGACGACCTGTCCAAGCAGGCCGAGGCCTACCGCGCCGTGTCGCTCCTCCTGCGCCGCCCGCCGGGCCGTGAGGCCTACCCGGGTGACGTCTTCTACCTCCACTCCCGGCTGCTCGAGCGCTGTGCCAAGCTCTCCGACGCGCTGGGTGCGGGCTCGATGACCGGCCTGCCGATCATCGAGACCAAGGCGAACGACGTGTCGGCGTACATCCCGACGAACGTCATCTCGATCACCGACGGACAGATCTTCCTCCAGTCCGACCTGTTCAACGCCGACCAGCGCCCCGCCGTCGACGTCGGCATCTCGGTGTCCCGCGTCGGTGGTGACGCTCAGGTCAAGGCGATGAAGAAGGTCTCCGGCACGCTGAAGATCACCCTCGCGCAGTACCGCTCGATGGCGGCCTTCGCGATGTTCGCCTCGGACCTCGACCCGACGACGCGCCAGCAGCTCACCCGCGGCGAGAAGCTCATGGAGCTCCTCAAGCAGCCGCAGTACTCCCCGTACGCGGTGGAGGACCAGATCGCCTCGATCTGGGCGGGCACCAACGGCTACCTCGACGACGTCGAGACCAACGAGGTCCGCCGCTTCGAGAGCGAGATGCTCGACCACCTGCGCCGCACGACCGACGTCCTCCAGACGCTCGCGACGACGGGCAAGCTCGAGAAGGAGACCGAGGAGGCGCTGCGCGCCGGCGTCGAGGACTTCCGCAAGGGCTTCCTCGCCGGGGACGGGACGCTGTCCTCCGAGCCCGCCGCTCCCGAGGCCGACCCGCTGGTCGAGACCGAGCAGGAGCAGATCGTCGCCGAGAAGCGGGGCTGA
- a CDS encoding F0F1 ATP synthase subunit epsilon — MALSVQIVGPDRTLWSGEASSVSVPAADGELGIRPGRQPVLAVLRPGKVHLTSTAGATESVDILGGFVSVDDDDVMIVVDEHDERRADHAEAATER, encoded by the coding sequence GTGGCCCTGTCGGTGCAGATCGTGGGTCCGGACCGGACCCTGTGGAGCGGCGAGGCCAGCTCGGTGAGCGTGCCCGCCGCGGACGGCGAGCTCGGCATCCGGCCGGGCCGCCAGCCGGTCCTCGCCGTGCTCCGGCCCGGCAAGGTCCACCTCACGTCCACGGCGGGCGCCACGGAGTCGGTCGACATCCTCGGCGGGTTCGTGTCGGTCGACGACGACGACGTCATGATCGTCGTCGACGAGCACGACGAGCGGCGCGCGGACCACGCCGAAGCCGCCACCGAGCGCTGA
- a CDS encoding F0F1 ATP synthase subunit B: protein MLPTALVRAAGEGQNPLLPADYDIIWSLVCTAIIAFFFVKKILPVFTRILDERTEKIEGGLKAGENARAEAEALRAEIERELVEARVEAARVREQAADDAKVIAADVKAKAHTEAERILDSAKRQIEAERQQAATTLRTDIGVLATTLAERIVGESLADEQRRQRVIDRFLDELEAQTDQAPQKVGGATEA from the coding sequence ATGCTGCCCACGGCCCTGGTCCGGGCGGCGGGGGAGGGACAGAACCCGCTCCTGCCGGCGGACTACGACATCATCTGGTCGCTGGTCTGCACCGCGATCATCGCCTTCTTCTTCGTCAAGAAGATCCTTCCGGTCTTCACGCGCATCCTCGACGAGCGCACCGAGAAGATCGAGGGCGGCCTCAAGGCCGGCGAGAACGCCCGGGCCGAGGCCGAGGCGCTGCGTGCCGAGATCGAGCGCGAGCTCGTCGAGGCGCGTGTCGAGGCGGCTCGCGTTCGCGAGCAGGCCGCCGACGACGCCAAGGTCATCGCCGCGGACGTCAAGGCCAAGGCCCACACCGAGGCGGAGCGGATCCTCGACAGCGCCAAGCGCCAGATCGAGGCCGAGCGTCAGCAGGCCGCCACGACCCTGCGCACCGACATCGGTGTGCTGGCCACGACCCTCGCCGAGCGCATCGTCGGGGAGTCCCTCGCCGACGAGCAGCGTCGTCAGCGGGTCATCGACCGGTTCCTCGACGAGCTCGAGGCGCAGACCGACCAGGCTCCGCAGAAGGTCGGCGGAGCGACGGAGGCGTGA
- a CDS encoding F0F1 ATP synthase subunit gamma, whose product MGAQQRVYKQRIRSTQTLKKMFRAMELIAASRIGRARDQATKASPYALALTRATSAVAAHAHTGHPLLQERTDTNRVAVLVLTADRGMAGSYTASVLRAADQLIDRLTEQGKEIDLYVVGRRGIGFYSFRGRRVVDSWEGQSDKPDASLAKEIADVVLKAFLAPADEGGVGELHIVFTKFVSMVSQEPFVRRMLPLEVVDGVAEPGAKPLPLYEFEPSAEAVLDQLLPLYVRSRIYNALLQAAASELASRQRAMHTAVENADELIGTYTRLANTARQAEITQELTEIVSGADALAAS is encoded by the coding sequence TTGGGTGCTCAGCAGCGCGTCTACAAGCAGCGGATCCGCTCGACGCAGACGCTCAAGAAGATGTTCCGCGCGATGGAGCTCATCGCCGCGTCGCGGATCGGGCGCGCCCGGGACCAGGCCACCAAGGCCAGCCCGTACGCCCTGGCCCTGACGCGGGCGACCTCCGCCGTCGCGGCGCACGCCCACACCGGGCACCCGCTGCTCCAGGAGCGCACGGACACCAACCGCGTGGCGGTGCTCGTCCTCACGGCGGACCGCGGCATGGCCGGCTCCTACACCGCCAGCGTGCTGCGGGCGGCGGACCAGCTCATCGACCGGCTCACCGAGCAGGGCAAGGAGATCGACCTCTACGTCGTCGGACGTCGCGGGATCGGCTTCTACTCCTTCCGCGGGCGCCGCGTCGTCGACAGCTGGGAGGGGCAGTCGGACAAGCCCGACGCCTCCCTGGCCAAGGAGATCGCCGACGTCGTGCTCAAGGCGTTCCTCGCCCCGGCCGACGAGGGCGGGGTGGGCGAGCTCCACATCGTCTTCACCAAGTTCGTCTCGATGGTCAGCCAGGAGCCGTTCGTGCGGCGCATGCTGCCGCTCGAGGTCGTCGACGGTGTCGCCGAGCCGGGCGCCAAGCCGCTGCCGCTGTACGAGTTCGAGCCCTCCGCCGAGGCCGTCCTCGACCAGCTGCTGCCGCTGTACGTGCGCAGCCGCATCTACAACGCGCTGCTGCAGGCCGCCGCCTCCGAGCTGGCCAGCCGGCAGCGCGCCATGCACACCGCCGTCGAGAACGCCGACGAGCTCATCGGGACCTACACCCGGTTGGCGAACACGGCACGACAGGCCGAGATCACCCAGGAGCTCACCGAGATCGTCTCGGGAGCCGACGCACTGGCGGCGAGCTGA